In Haematobia irritans isolate KBUSLIRL chromosome 1, ASM5000362v1, whole genome shotgun sequence, a genomic segment contains:
- the LOC142241080 gene encoding putative ATP-dependent RNA helicase DDX43, translated as MSDWEDDNDQPCGSKAQSYSSNSRGGDHERKHSSSSSRRYDFQNTIDLPDRYVGRIIGRGGSNIQKLESDYNVRVELDKRKGTVTVSGNKNADVEDAIDQIKSKMSDSDNRGGGGSERDRDGYHRRNNDSSRRNNDYNDGSRRNNGYESSRRNNDYDGSRRNNDYDGSRRNNDYNGGSSKRNNDFHEGSRKDNDFYGGNSNKYSSPAVKNDTYDSDSGVNNDSVIDWDMLNKKAEIERKKRWAKCPPLKKDFYDEPPEIANMPADEAERIRQMNNNTTVSRVFAKEGNDDIPNPVTKFEHCFAPYPDLLAEIQKQDFQKPSPIQAQAWPVLLKGEDLIGIAQTGTGKTLAFLLPAMIHTEYQSIPRSQRGGPNVLVMAPTRELALQIEKEVNKYSFRNMRAVCIYGGGNRREQIGCVEGGVEIIICTPGRLNDLIQANVIDVATITYLVLDEADRMLDMGFEPQIRKILLDIRPDRQTVMTSATWPPGVRRLAESYMNNPIQVCVGSLDLAATHTVEQKIEIVEEDEKFYLVKNFVKHMEYDEKVIIFCGKKVRADDLSSDLTLDGFRCQCIHGSRDQSDREQAIADIISGEVKILIATDIASRGLDIEDITHVINFDFPRNIEEYVHRVGRTGRAGRTGTSISYITRSDWAMASELIPILEEAGQKIPSELRTMAERFAKAKERRADEAHKFNRMKGGRGGDSYGGRGGGGRRDRY; from the exons ATGTCTGATTGGGAAGATGATAATGACCAGCCATGTGGTTCAAAGGCACAAAGTTACAGTTCCAATTCCCGGGGAGGTGATCATGAACGCAAACATTCATCATCGTCCTCTCGTAGGTATGATTTCCAAAATACTATCGATTTACCGGACAGATATGTAGGACGCATCATTGGGAGAGGTGGAAGCAACATACAAAAACTAGAGTCAGATTACAATGTACGCGTAGAACTTGACAAGCGGAAGGGAACAGTGACTGTGTCGGGCAACAAAAATGCAGATGTCGAGGATGCCATAGATCagattaaaagtaaaatgtcTGATTCTGATAATCGCGGTGGAGGTGGTAGTGAAAGAGATCGTGATGGTTATCACAGACGAAACAATGACAGTTCACGAAGGAACAACGATTACAATGATGGTTCCAGGAGAAATAATGGCTATGAAAGTTCCAGAAGAAATAATGACTATGACGGTTCAAGAAGAAATAATGACTATGACGGTTCAAGAAGAAATAATGACTACAACGGAGGATCATCGAAAAGAAATAATGATTTCCACGAAGGATCTCGTAAAGACAATGACTTCTATGGTGGAAATAGTAATAAGTACTCCAGCCCAGCAGTAAAAAATGATACCTATGATAGTGACTCTGGAGTAAATAATGACAGTGTCATTGATTGGGATATGTTAAACAAAAAAGCGGAAATTGAACGAAAAAAGAGGTGGGCCAAGTGTCCACCATTGAAGAAGGATTTTTACGACGAACCGCCAGAAATCGCAAATATGCCTGCGGATGAAGCGGAAAGAATTCGCCAAATGAATAATAACACAACTGTAAGCAGAGTATTCGCCAAGGAAGGTAACGATGACATTCCAAATCCAGTTACAAAATTTGAACATTGTTTTGCACCATATCCGGATCTATTGGCTGAAATACAAAAGCAAGATTTCCAAAAGCCATCGCCCATACAGGCCCAAGCATGGCCAGTTTTATTAAAAGGGGAAGATCTCATTGGTATAGCCCAAACGGGAACTGGTAAAACATTAGCCTTTTTATTACCCGCTATGATACATACGGAGTATCAAAGTATACCTCGGTCACAGCGTGGTGGCCCTAATGTACTTGTCATGGCACCCACGCGAGAATTGGCATTGCAAATTGAAAAAGAAGTCAACAAATATTCGTTTAGGAATATGAGAGC GGTTTGTATTTATGGAGGAGGCAATCGCCGAGAACAGATTGGATGTGTTGAAGGTGGTGTTGAAATTATTATCTGCACACCTGGTCGTTTGAATGATCTTATACAGGCGAATGTTATTGATGTAGCAACGATTACTTATCTAGTTTTAGATGAAG CTGATCGTATGTTGGATATGGGGTTTGAACCCCAAATTCGTAAGATATTGTTGGATATACGACCCGATAGGCAAACTGTAATGACAAGTGCCACTTGGCCTCCCGGAGTTCGACGTTTGGCCGAAAGTTATATGAACAATCCCATACAGGTGTGTGTTGGATCATTGGATTTGGCGGCAACACATACGGTcgaacaaaaaatcgaaatcgtCGAAGAAGATGAGAAATTCTATTTG gtAAAGAATTTCGTTAAACATATGGAATATGATGAAAAAGTCATCATATTTTGTGGCAAGAAAGTTCGAGCTGACGATTTGTCTAGTGACTTAACATTAGATGGTTTTCGTTGCCAATGTATTCATGGATCTCGTGATCAG TCTGATCGAGAACAGGCCATTGCTGATATAATATCTGGTGAGGTAAAAATTCTTATAGCAACTGACATTGCCTCACGTGGTCTAGACATTGAAGATATAAC TCATGTCATCAATTTCGATTTTCCCAGAAATATCGAAGAATATGTTCATCGAGTTGGTCGTACAGGACGCGCTGGTCGCACAGGCACATCAATTAGTTATATAACTCGATCCGATTGGGCCATGGCATCGGAATTGATTCCCATCCTTGAAGAGGCTGGCCAGAAGATACCTTCTGAACTCCGGACCATGGCTGAACGTTTTGCCAAAGCCAAAGAACGGCGTGCTGAcgaagcacataaatttaatcgAATGAAAGGTGGTAGAGGCGGTGATAGTTATGGCGGACGTGGAGGTGGGGGTCGCCGTGATCGTTACTGA